The genomic DNA CTGCGCCAGTGCGGGAAATCATGCGCAGGGCGTTGCCTTTATGTGCCGTCATTTTGGTGTCGAAGGTGTGATTTACATGCCCGTGACCACACCACAGCAGAAAATTGGCAAGACCCAGACATTTGGCGGGGACGCGATCCGGATCGAACTGACGGGGGACTATTTCGACATTACGCTCACCGCTGCACAAGCCTATTGCGCTAAAATTGGTGGGCATTTTCTATCGCCTTTTGACGATGAAGACGTGATCGAGGGCCAAGCCTCGGTAGCGGTCGAGATCGAGCGCGAATTGGGCGGGTTGCCCGATCATATTGTCATGCCGGTGGGCGGTGGCGGTCTGTCGGCGGGGGTTTGCAGCTATGTCGGTGATGGCTCGGATGTAACGCTGGTCGAACCAGAGGGTGGCGCATGTCTAAACGCTGCCTTGCGGGCGGGTACGCCGGTCCGACTGAACCACGTGAATAGTTTTGCCGACGGCGCGGCGGTGGCGCAGGTGGGCGCGCGGACATTCGCCCGATTGCAGCACCTTGATCCGGGACAGGCAATCACGATTGCCGAGGATCGGCTATGCACAACCATGATCGAGATGTTGAACATCGAAGGGATTGTGCTGGAACCTGCCGGGGCGCTGGCGGTGGACGCTTTGAAGGATATGCGCAACCGTATCAAGGGCAAGACGGTCGTGTGCGTCACGTCGGGCGGCAATTTCGATTTCGAGCGGCTGCCCGAGGTAAAGGAACGCGCTCAGCGATACTCCGGCGTTAAGAAATATTTTATTTTACGGATGCCGCAGCGGCCCGGAGCGCTAAAGGATTTTCTGTCACTGCTGGGACCCGATGACGATATTGCCCGGTTTGAGTATCTCAAGAAGTCCGCACGCAATTTTGGATCGGTTTTAATCGGGATCGAAACTGCGCATGAGGAGAATTTCGCACGTTTGCAGGCCACCCTGCGCGCGCAGGATTTCGAATTTCGTGATATAACCAACGACGAAGTGCTGGCAGAATTCCTGATTTGACGGCACCCGTCAGGTAGAGTGCAGACGGTCCAGCCCAGCGAGAAATTCGACACAGGACGCATCGAAGGACTCTAGGATATTGGCGATGTTGATTTGTTCAAACTCAGCATGGGCTGCGGCAGTTTCACCTGTCTGGCACAAGTCTGAGAAATGTAGAAATCCTAGGTTCAGCGCACTGCCCTTGAGAAAGTGAAGCATTGCTTCCCATTCTTTGGGTGGCTCACTGGCGCGTAGTTTTCCGATTTCTTCTTGAACCTCTTCGAGGAACAGCTCGACCACATCGCCGAAATCCTCTGCGCCGATTTCGTCGTGCAATTCCGCAACCCTTGACCAGTCAATCATGGCGCACCCGAACGCTTACCAAAACGTTAGTCTGCGGGGGTCGGCGTTAACATGATGTTACGATTCATGTGGCAAGGGGCCCGGATTGCAGCGAATTTTAGCATTCACACCTCGTTAACGCGCGTTGGGATATCTATTCGTGCGGGGGCAGAATAAGGGGTGAAAGGTGTCATGTGCGCTACCATTTTCTGACGAACCCGCATCGGACCGCCCCGCGATCCGGCATGTGCTTGTTGTCGATGACAGTCGATTACAACGCCGAATTCTGACAGCATCCCTGCGCAAATGGGGATTCGAGATTTCGGAGGCTGCATCGGGGCGCGAGGCGCTGGGTATTTGCCAGGCGAACCCGCCTGATCTGGTCCTAAGTGACTGGATGATGCCGGGAATGACCGGTCTGGAATTCTGTCGGGAATTCCGCGCGATGACGCGCGATTCCTATGGTTATTTTATCCTTCTCACGTCGAAATCCGAAAAGGGCGAGGTTGCCTATGGACTGGATGCCGGTGCCGATGATTTTCTGACAAAACCCGTCAATGCGGGCGAGTTGCGCGCGCGTATTGCTGCGGGCGAACGTATCCTGAGAATAGAGCGTGAGCTGGTGGAAAAAAACCGTCTGGTCGAGTCAACGCTGCTGGAATTGCAGGGCGTTTATGACCTGCTGGACAGCGATCTGATCGAGGCCAAGAAACTGCAACAATCGCTGGTAGCCGAGCGACATCGTGATTTTGGCGCTGCCGAGGTGTCTTTGCTGCTGCGGTCCAGCGGGCATGTGGGCGGCGATCTGGTCGGCATGTTTCCGATCAACGAAATGCGGGTTGGGCTATACGGGATCGACGTGTCGGGTCATGGCATCAGTTCTGCGCTGATGACGGCGCGTTTGGCGGGGTACTTGTCCGCCACCAACCCGTCACAGAATATCGCCCTGCGTCGCAACGCCAAAGGAGAGTATGAGCCGCGACCGCCGAGCGAGACAGTTGCCGCCCTAAATCATCTGATCCTGAGCGAGATGGAAACGGAACATTATTTTACCCTGCTTTTGGCTGACGTTGATCTTGGTACGGGGCGGGCGAGGATGTGTCAGGCCGGGCATCCCTGCCCGGTGATCCAACGCGCTGATGGCAAGGTGGAGTTTGTCGGCGATGGCGGGTTGCCCGTAGGACTGATTGTGGGTGCAGAATATTCCTGTTTCGAGGCCCAGCTGAATGGTGGCGACCGATTGATGATCTATTCCGATGGTGTGTCCGAGTGCCATGATCCACAGGGTGCGCTGCTGGATGACGAGGGGCTGGCCCGGTTGATGGGTGAGTTACGTCAGACGCGCGGCATGGCTATGCTGGAGTCGTTGGTATGGAAGCTGACAGGGTTCGCTGATAGCGACAGTTTTAAAGACGATGTGTCTGCCGTTCTGCTGGAAATCAAGGCGCCGCCATCGGGGAAATAGGCTTGGACGATCACGCTAGAGGCAATGCTTTGTCACAAAGAGCCTATCGCCGGAATTGCCCAGTTCGGTAGCGGCATGCGCCGCACTGATCACCATCGGTGTATGATCCGGCTCGGATGGGGGGCCGATCTGCCTGACGGGACGTGCACGATAGATGGTGCAGATTTTTTCGGCCCACATATCGTATTCGGGCATATAGATGAACCGCCGGAACGCGCCCAACCGCCGCGGTGCTGAGATATGCCAGCCGGTTTCTTCGAAAACTTCGCGATGTAGCGCGCGCAGGGGCGATTCGCCGGGATCAATGCCACCGCCGGGCAGTTGCAGTTCTGGCCCCGGATCTGTCTGGAGGGTAACCAGCAGCCCGCCCCGCATTGGTAAGATCGCATAAACCCCCGGACGCAGACGATAACGGATGTTTGGATCGGGTGATGGGCCGACGCGTCTTATCATGGTTTTCCGCCCCCCTTGGACCGTGGCTTGAACCTGCCTATATCTTCGCGATATGCCAAGCCTTGGCAAAGAAGGAAACCCCATGACTTTTGCGGAAAAACTCGCCTGGGACGATACGGTATTGCCGTTCCAACTGGATAAATCGGATATTCGAGGTCGCGTTGCGCGGCTCGACGGTGTGCTCGAGGGCATTTTACGCCAACACGATTATCCACCTCAGGTCGAGGCGCTGGTGGCAGAGATGGCGCTGTTGACGGCGCTGATCGGGCAGGCGATCGACCTGCGCTGGAAACTACAGTTGCAGGTGCAGTCCAACGGACCGGTACGGATGATCACCACCGATTACTACGGACCGACGGCAGAAGGTGAATCTGCGCGCATCCGTGCCTACGCCAGCTATGACGCTGAGCGCCTGACCGATGGTGCGCCCTTTGATCAAGTGGGCGAGGGGTATTTCGCGATCATGCTGGATCAGGGCAAGGGCACTGAACCCTATAAGGGGATAACACCGTTGGCGGGGGGCAGCCTGCGTGCCTGTGCCGAGGCGTATTTTGCCCAATCCGAACAGTTGCCGACGCGGTTCTCGCTCAGCTTTGGCCGCTCGACCGAGGTGGGAGGAGCCGAACATTGGCGTGCAGGTGGCGTGATGTTGCAGCATATGCCACCGGCGTCGCCGTTTGCGACGGATGGCGGCTCGGGCGAGGGGGGCCTGCTGGATGCCAGCGACATCCTGAACAACGATGAGGGTGAAAACTGGAACCGGGCGAATATCCTGCTCGACACTGTGGAAGAGCTGGAGCTGATCGGGCCGTCAGTACCGCCCACGGACCTGCTGGTGCGATTGTTCCACGAAGAAGGGCCGCGCGTGTTTGACGCGCAGCCGGTGCGATTCGGTTGTACCTGTTCGGAGGATCGTGTGCGCCAAAGCCTGTCGATATATTCGGCCAGCGACATCGAGAAAATGACCACGGATGAGGGGCGCGTGACAGCCGATTGCCAGTTCTGCGGTGCGCACTACGATCTGGATCCGACGACGCTGGGGTTTGAGGCGCAGAGCGGTACGGGCGATGGCAAATGACCCGCTGGACCGGGTTCGGGCGGCACTGAAGAATCCGCCGGGGGCATCGTCAGATTTCGATCTGAATCCCGAAACTGTGCTGCCCGAGGGGCGTCGTCTGCGCCCCGCCGGGGTTCTGGTGCCGATCCTGTTGGATGCCTCCGGGCCGCGCGTGATCCTGACAAAGCGATCATCGGCGCTAAAACATCATCCAGGGCAGATCGCCTTTCCGGGGGGCAAGCAGGATCCAGGTGATGCCGATGTGATCGCTGCGGCGTTGCGTGAAGCGCATGAGGAAATCGGCCTAGATCCCGCCTCGGTCGAGGTGATGGGCACGATGTCGATGCACGAGACGGTGACCGGTTTCTCTGTTACGCCGGTGATTGGTTATGTAACGCACCCGTTCACGCCGACCCCCGAGCTGGGCGAGGTTGATGAGGTTTTTGATGTGCCGCTGGCGTATTTGACCCAACGTTCCAATTATAGGGTCGAGGCGCGGTATTGGCGTGGCAGTTTGCGGCGTTACTACACCGTGCCTTTCGGTCCCTATTATATATGGGGCGCAACTGCCCGCATTTTGCGCGGCATTGCCGAGGTGGCGGACCAGCCATGAAGATCACTGGCGACTGGCTACATGCGCCGCACCTGCAATCGGTGTTCAAATTGATCGCTGCAGGCGGATTTTCTGCCTATCTGGTCGGCGGTTCCGTGCGTGACGCGGTGTTGGGCCGGTCTGTGGGTGATCTGGATCTGGCCACGGATGCGCGCCCGGATCAGGTGATCGCTTTGGCCAAGGCCGCAGATGTGCGCTGTGTGCCGACGGGGCTGGATCATGGAACTGTGACACTGGTGGTGCAGGGTGTTCCGCACGAAATTACCAGCTTTCGCCGTGATGTAGAAACAGATGGGCGGCACGCGCGGGTCGCGTTTACCGATGACATAGCCGAGGATGCACGCCGCCGCGATTTCACGATGAACGCGCTTTATGCCGGTGCCGATGGTACAGTGATCGACCCTCTGGGTGGGTTAGCGGACGCATTGGCGGGCCGGGTGCGGTTCGTAGAGGACGCCGAACGCCGGATTTGCGAGGATTATTTGCGCATCCTGCGGTTTTTCCGATTCTATGCGTGGTTCGGTGGGCAGGACGGAATCGATGCCGAAGGGCTGGCAGCCGCGGCACGGCATCAGGATGGGTTGGACGGCATCGCCCGCGAGAGGGTCGGGCAGGAAATGCGCAAATTGCTGTTGGCATCCGATCCCACGCCCGCCATCGCTGCTATGCAGAGCAGTGGTATTCTGGCCCGCATTTTGCCGGGCAGCGACAATAGCGCGCTGGGCCTGCTTGTGCATCTTGAAGGGGAATACGATGTGCCCCCCTGCGCGATGCGGCGACTTGCGACATTGGGCGGCACATCTGTGCCGGACCAACTGCGCCTGAGCAATGCCGAGGCGGCGCGACTGGCCATGCTGCGTGATGCAGTGAGTGGCGAGGGCGGGCCGGGCGTTTTCGGTTACAGGCATGGCTATGATATGGCGCGTGATGTTTTGCTCTTGCGGGCGGCATTGCTAGAGACACCTGTGCCCGACGGGGCGCTGGCAGCGGCAAAAGAGGGAGCAGAAGCCAGCTTTCCGATCAAGGCCGCAGATTTGATGCCGACATTCAACGGCCCCGCGCTGGGCGCCGAACTGAAAGAACTGGAAAGCCGATGGGTCGCCTCGGGCTTCACATTAAGCAAGAACGACCTGCTGAA from Roseovarius pelagicus includes the following:
- a CDS encoding CoA pyrophosphatase, with translation MANDPLDRVRAALKNPPGASSDFDLNPETVLPEGRRLRPAGVLVPILLDASGPRVILTKRSSALKHHPGQIAFPGGKQDPGDADVIAAALREAHEEIGLDPASVEVMGTMSMHETVTGFSVTPVIGYVTHPFTPTPELGEVDEVFDVPLAYLTQRSNYRVEARYWRGSLRRYYTVPFGPYYIWGATARILRGIAEVADQP
- a CDS encoding NUDIX hydrolase; protein product: MIRRVGPSPDPNIRYRLRPGVYAILPMRGGLLVTLQTDPGPELQLPGGGIDPGESPLRALHREVFEETGWHISAPRRLGAFRRFIYMPEYDMWAEKICTIYRARPVRQIGPPSEPDHTPMVISAAHAATELGNSGDRLFVTKHCL
- a CDS encoding CCA tRNA nucleotidyltransferase → MKITGDWLHAPHLQSVFKLIAAGGFSAYLVGGSVRDAVLGRSVGDLDLATDARPDQVIALAKAADVRCVPTGLDHGTVTLVVQGVPHEITSFRRDVETDGRHARVAFTDDIAEDARRRDFTMNALYAGADGTVIDPLGGLADALAGRVRFVEDAERRICEDYLRILRFFRFYAWFGGQDGIDAEGLAAAARHQDGLDGIARERVGQEMRKLLLASDPTPAIAAMQSSGILARILPGSDNSALGLLVHLEGEYDVPPCAMRRLATLGGTSVPDQLRLSNAEAARLAMLRDAVSGEGGPGVFGYRHGYDMARDVLLLRAALLETPVPDGALAAAKEGAEASFPIKAADLMPTFNGPALGAELKELESRWVASGFTLSKNDLLKDVQR
- a CDS encoding PP2C family protein-serine/threonine phosphatase, encoding MSCALPFSDEPASDRPAIRHVLVVDDSRLQRRILTASLRKWGFEISEAASGREALGICQANPPDLVLSDWMMPGMTGLEFCREFRAMTRDSYGYFILLTSKSEKGEVAYGLDAGADDFLTKPVNAGELRARIAAGERILRIERELVEKNRLVESTLLELQGVYDLLDSDLIEAKKLQQSLVAERHRDFGAAEVSLLLRSSGHVGGDLVGMFPINEMRVGLYGIDVSGHGISSALMTARLAGYLSATNPSQNIALRRNAKGEYEPRPPSETVAALNHLILSEMETEHYFTLLLADVDLGTGRARMCQAGHPCPVIQRADGKVEFVGDGGLPVGLIVGAEYSCFEAQLNGGDRLMIYSDGVSECHDPQGALLDDEGLARLMGELRQTRGMAMLESLVWKLTGFADSDSFKDDVSAVLLEIKAPPSGK
- the ilvA gene encoding threonine ammonia-lyase IlvA, giving the protein MSDFQDRARTAEAAMRPVFDATPLQRNEHLSERYDANILLKREDLTPVRSYKLRGAFNAMRKVLDAVPEGGAAPIFVCASAGNHAQGVAFMCRHFGVEGVIYMPVTTPQQKIGKTQTFGGDAIRIELTGDYFDITLTAAQAYCAKIGGHFLSPFDDEDVIEGQASVAVEIERELGGLPDHIVMPVGGGGLSAGVCSYVGDGSDVTLVEPEGGACLNAALRAGTPVRLNHVNSFADGAAVAQVGARTFARLQHLDPGQAITIAEDRLCTTMIEMLNIEGIVLEPAGALAVDALKDMRNRIKGKTVVCVTSGGNFDFERLPEVKERAQRYSGVKKYFILRMPQRPGALKDFLSLLGPDDDIARFEYLKKSARNFGSVLIGIETAHEENFARLQATLRAQDFEFRDITNDEVLAEFLI
- a CDS encoding Hpt domain-containing protein yields the protein MIDWSRVAELHDEIGAEDFGDVVELFLEEVQEEIGKLRASEPPKEWEAMLHFLKGSALNLGFLHFSDLCQTGETAAAHAEFEQINIANILESFDASCVEFLAGLDRLHST
- the hslO gene encoding Hsp33 family molecular chaperone HslO, which produces MTFAEKLAWDDTVLPFQLDKSDIRGRVARLDGVLEGILRQHDYPPQVEALVAEMALLTALIGQAIDLRWKLQLQVQSNGPVRMITTDYYGPTAEGESARIRAYASYDAERLTDGAPFDQVGEGYFAIMLDQGKGTEPYKGITPLAGGSLRACAEAYFAQSEQLPTRFSLSFGRSTEVGGAEHWRAGGVMLQHMPPASPFATDGGSGEGGLLDASDILNNDEGENWNRANILLDTVEELELIGPSVPPTDLLVRLFHEEGPRVFDAQPVRFGCTCSEDRVRQSLSIYSASDIEKMTTDEGRVTADCQFCGAHYDLDPTTLGFEAQSGTGDGK